The Sinomicrobium kalidii region GAAATTATGCACCAATACCCCAATAAGGTAGTTCCCCCGGATGTGCTTATCCGCATTTTTAAAACATATTACAACTAAAGTGCCATTTTGACACTAAATTACCGTTACTTAATGCCAAAATGTCCTGTTTCCCGAAATGGAACCCAATTTGTTATAAGTAAGGTGAAAACAAAAGAAAAAAATGTTGAACCTTAAAAACAATAGCACTATGAGTCTCGTAAAAAGAAATAACGACGTTTGGTTTCCTTCCATCTTTGATGAATTCCTGAAACCGGATTGGTTAGGCGGAATACAAAACCTTAACACACAACACGTTCCCGCCGTGAACATTAAGGAAACCGACAAAGACTTTACACTGGAACTGGCAGTTCCGGGAAAAAGCAAAGAAGATTTTAATATTGAAGTAGACGACAGGGTACTGACCATTTCTTCCGAACACAAGGAAGAGAAGAAAGAAGATAACGACAAATATACCCGAAGGGAATTTCGTCATTTCGCTTTCCGTAGGTCATTTAACCTGCCGGACAGTATCAATGAAGAAGACATCAACGCCGCTTATGAGAACGGTATCCTTAAGCTTACCCTTCCAAAGCGCGAAGAAGCATTACCGAAACCCCGAAAGGTGATTGAGATTTCATAACTTAGGTTGAGTTAGTTTAGTTAGTTAATTGGTTTTTAAAATCCCCTGCAAAACACCGCAGGGGATTTTTTGTATCAATTCAAATCCCTGTTTTCTTATTTCCGGCCCGGAGGATATTTTGCAAATACTTTCTCCACCACTTTCCGGTAC contains the following coding sequences:
- a CDS encoding Hsp20/alpha crystallin family protein encodes the protein MSLVKRNNDVWFPSIFDEFLKPDWLGGIQNLNTQHVPAVNIKETDKDFTLELAVPGKSKEDFNIEVDDRVLTISSEHKEEKKEDNDKYTRREFRHFAFRRSFNLPDSINEEDINAAYENGILKLTLPKREEALPKPRKVIEIS